The following coding sequences are from one Musa acuminata AAA Group cultivar baxijiao chromosome BXJ1-6, Cavendish_Baxijiao_AAA, whole genome shotgun sequence window:
- the LOC135676361 gene encoding uncharacterized protein LOC135676361, whose amino-acid sequence MTPRVRGTRHTCPSFSLYNATHPTEPPSLPWLLTESSTRSEFDRPPTATLPFPWCVRARQERRERKREPEGLRPELANESGESVEDRNKWAVLTLYEALNVRDVERVQQLLAPDIEWWFHGPPEHQHMMRMLTGADYEETTAATAFQFKPERVAAFGSTVVAEGSGPDADTAWVHAWTIAPDGIITQVREYFNTSLTITRVAADSASKSAASCSSSSSSGSAHGTPVWESSRPERAGKSFPGLVLAI is encoded by the coding sequence ATGACGCCGCGGGTGCGTGGGACCCGCCACACCTGTCCCTCTTTCTCTCTATATAACGCGACCCACCCAACCgaacctccctccctcccttggtTGCTCACCGAGTCGTCAACTCGCTCCGAGTTCGATCGTCCTCCCACAGCTACCCTTCCTTTCCCTTGGTGCGTGCGAGCGCGGCAAGAGAGGCGAGAGAGAAAGCGAGAGCCAGAGGGGCTCAGACCGGAACTGGCTAACGAGAGCGGAGAGAGCGTGGAGGACCGCAACAAGTGGGCAGTGCTCACGCTGTATGAGGCCCTGAACGTGCGGGACGTGGAGCGGGTGCAGCAGCTGCTGGCCCCCGACATCGAGTGGTGGTTCCATGGTCCGCCGGAGCACCAGCACATGATGCGCATGCTCACCGGCGCGGACTACGAGGAGACAACCGCCGCCACCGCCTTCCAGTTCAAGCCCGAGCGAGTCGCCGCCTTCGGCTCCACCGTCGTCGCCGAGGGCAGCGGCCCCGACGCCGACACCGCGTGGGTCCACGCCTGGACCATCGCCCCGGATGGGATAATCACCCAGGTCCGCGAGTACTTCAACACCTCCCTCACCATCACCCGAGTCGCCGCCGACTCGGCCTCCAAATCCGCCGCTTcctgctcctcctcttcttcctccgggtCGGCTCACGGGACTCCCGTGTGGGAGAGCAGCCGCCCCGAGCGCGCCGGGAAGTCCTTTCCTGGCCTCGTCCTGGCTATCTAA
- the LOC135676364 gene encoding CBL-interacting protein kinase 18-like, giving the protein METQNRESVLMQRYEVGRLLGKGTFAKVYYARNVRTSQSVAVKVIDKEKVLKVGLIDQIKREISVMRLVKHPNVVQLYEVMATKSKIYFVLEYVKGGELFNKIAKGRLKEDVARKYFQQLISAIDFCHSRGVYHRDLKPENLLLDENGNLKVSDFGLSALAESKQQDGLLHTTCGTPAYVAPEVISRKGYDGAKADTWSCGIILFVLMAGHLPFHNSNLMEMYRKIGRADFKCPVWFSSDVRRLLVRILDPNPNSRISFAKIMETPWFRKRLDDKLFKNSKETKETDPSHVDEELSSSGSNMAEAKQETGKLATLNAFDLISLSAGFDISGLFEETDHRREARFTSDHPASVIISKLEEIAKLLKLKVKKKDQGVLKMEGSKSGRSGVLAIDAEIFEVTPELHLVEIKKTDGDTSEYEKLWKQDIRPALKDIVWMDMARKYGSSPHHFDLSCIMNPQASSELAD; this is encoded by the exons ATGGAAACGCAAAATAGAGAAAGTGTGTTGATGCAGAGGTATGAAGTCGGGAGATTGCTAGGGAAAGGAACTTTTGCCAAAGTTTATTATGCTAGGAATGTGAGAACTTCCCAGAGTGTTGCTGTTAAAGTCATAGACAAAGAGAAGGTCTTGAAGGTTGGGCTTATCGATCAGATAAAGCGAGAGATTTCTGTAATGAGATTGGTGAAACACCCAAATGTTGTGCAGCTTTATGAGGTCATGGCTACCAAATCTAAGATATACTTTGTCCTGGAATATGTAAAAGGTGGTGAACTTTTTAACAAGATTGCAAAAGGAAGGCTCAAAGAAGATGTTGCACGGAAATATTTCCAACAGCTGATCAGTGCCATCGACTTCTGCCACAGCAGAGGTGTCTATCACCGTGATCTAAAGCCTGAAAACCTTTTGCTTGACGAAAATGGAAATTTAAAGGTTTCAGATTTTGGCTTAAGCGCTCTTGCTGAGTCCAAACAGCAGGATGGCTTGCTCCATACGACTTGTGGTACTCCAGCATATGTTGCTCCTGAGGTGATTAGCAGAAAAGGATATGATGGTGCAAAGGCTGATACCTGGTCTTGTGGGATCATTCTGTTTGTTCTGATGGCTGGTCATCTCCCTTTTCATAATTCGAATCTGATGGAGATGTATAGGAAAATTGGGAGAGCGGATTTTAAATGCCCTGTTTGGTTCTCATCCGATGTTAGAAGACTCCTTGTACGAATTCTTGACCCAAATCCTAATAGTAGGATCTCATTTGCAAAGATTATGGAAACTCCTTGGTTTAGAAAGAGACTTGATGACAAACTATTTAAGAACTCCAAGGAAACAAAGGAAACTGATCCTTCTCATGTTGATGAAGAGTTAAGTTCCTCTGGTAGCAACATGGCTGAGGCAAAACAGGAGACGGGAAAACTTGCTACGTTAAATGCTTTTGACCTCATCTCTCTTTCAGCAGGATTTGATATTTCAGGTTTGTTCGAGGAGACTGACCACAGGAGAGAAGCAAGGTTTACGTCTGATCACCCAGCGTCTGTTATTATCTCAAAGCTGGAGGAGATTGCCAAGCTCTTGAAGTTaaaagtgaagaagaaggatcaaGGGGTACTAAAAATGGAAGGATCAAAATCAGGGCGAAGTGGCGTTTTGGCCATTGATGCTGAGATCTTTGAGGTTACTCCTGAACTTCATCTGGTGGAGATCAAGAAGACCGACGGGGATACTTCGGAGTATGAGAAGCTGTGGAAACAGGACATTAGACCGGCCCTGAAAGACATTGTTTGGATGGACATGGCAAG GAAATATGGCAGTAGTCCTCACCACTTTGATTTGTCCTGCATCATGAACCCGCAAGCTAGCTCTGAATTGGCTGATTGA
- the LOC135676362 gene encoding mitochondrial import inner membrane translocase subunit TIM23-2-like, translated as MSGSVSADSSDAGSGGGGDDGRRRTHQLYNPYESFNNPYSFPMYQRIYDLPTSPEFLFQEEAALRRRSWGHNLSFCAGVGYLSGAALGAARGSLSGIRAAEPGESLKIRVNRVLNASGHAGRQLGNSAGVLGLIFAGLESGIAAATGDEGVVSTVVAGLGTGAVFKAASGPRSAAVAGAIGGLAAGFAVAGKQVVKRYVPI; from the coding sequence ATGTCGGGTTCCGTCTCTGCTGATTCGTCGGACGCCGGTagcggcggaggcggcgacgaCGGAAGGCGGCGGACCCACCAGCTCTACAATCCCTATGAGTCCTTCAACAACCCCTACTCCTTCCCCATGTACCAGCGCATCTACGACCTCCCCACCTCGCCCGAGTTCCTCTTCCAGGAGGAGGCCGCCCTCCGCCGCCGCTCGTGGGGCCACAACCTCAGCTTCTGCGCCGGCGTCGGATACCTCTCCGGCGCTGCCCTCGGCGCCGCTCGCGGCTCCCTCTCTGGTATCCGCGCCGCTGAGCCCGGCGAGTCGCTCAAGATCCGCGTCAACCGGGTGCTCAACGCATCCGGCCATGCCGGTCGCCAGCTGGGGAACTCCGCGGGAGTGCTGGGCCTGATCTTCGCGGGGCTCGAGAGCGGTATCGCCGCCGCCACGGGGGACGAGGGGGTCGTCAGCACGGTGGTGGCGGGGCTGGGCACCGGGGCGGTGTTCAAGGCTGCGTCCGGACCGAGGTCTGCCGCGGTCGCCGGGGCGATCGGAGGGCTGGCGGCGGGATTCGCCGTCGCCGGGAAGCAAGTGGTGAAGAGATATGTCCCAATATGA
- the LOC135677720 gene encoding protein NRT1/ PTR FAMILY 2.7-like has product MRAAQSEQPRLGDPDEAQQVRTGGWITFPFILVSNLGLGLALSGATANLIVYLVEEYNVKSIDAAQIGNIVSGSTNLAPVVGAIVSDAFFGCYPVIVSSSIISLLAVVLLTLTAAVRSLQPPPCAFGSDACEAPTAGQMAFLFTAVALVAVGAGGSRFNILAMGGGQFDEVRDQVIFFNWYFIVLYVSAVVGSTVLVFVEDSVSWTLGYALCTVANAVAVVVLLLGTKYYRRPAAQGSPFTGMARVIVAAFKKWNVKVSQQNPSYYYGSGGDDDPNSDVPTQSLRFLNRAAWICHGNTRADGSIARPWSLCTVRQVEDLKAIVRVLPLWSASIFLSISIGIQLSLSVLQALTMDRSLGPHFSIPAGSMVVSSFATTTVSLFLLDRLLLPLWCRLAGRPSTPLQRIGLGQVINAAGMATSALVERRRAAVVHAHHAEGQPGWVVPMTALWLVLPLAVTGVGEALHFPSQVALYYQEFPQSLRSTATGMVAVLIALGFYLSTAVVSLVRRATGWLPDNINGSKMENVYWLLTALTMVNFVYYLTCAMLYKYRSAPKEADGVAANEGGH; this is encoded by the exons ATGAGAGCGGCACAATCGGAGCAGCCTCGGCTCGGTGATCCCGATGAAGCACAGCAAGTTCGCACAGGGGGGTGGATCACCTTCCCCTTCATcttag TAAGCAATCTGGGGCTGGGGCTGGCTTTGTCGGGAGCAACAGCCAACCTCATCGTGTACTTAGTCGAGGAGTACAACGTGAAGAGCATCGACGCCGCCCAGATTGGGAACATCGTCAGCGGCAGCACCAACCTTGCACCCGTGGTCGGGGCCATCGTCTCAGATGCCTTCTTTGGTTGCTACCCTGTTATTGTCTCCTCCTCTATCATCTCCCTGCTG GCGGTGGTTCTGTTGACGCTGACCGCCGCCGTCCGGTCGCTGCAGCCACCGCCATGCGCATTCGGCTCCGACGCCTGCGAGGCGCCGACGGCGGGTCAGATGGCGTTCCTCTTCACGGCGGTGGCGCTGGTGGCCGTCGGGGCTGGCGGGTCGCGGTTCAACATTCTCGCCATGGGAGGAGGCCAGTTCGACGAGGTTCGGGACCAGGTCATTTTCTTCAACTGGTACTTCATCGTCCTCTACGTTTCGGCCGTGGTCGGCTCCACCGTCCTCGTCTTCGTGGAGGACAGCGTCAGCTGGACTCTGGGCTACGCACTGTGCACCGTCGCCAACGCCGTCGCCGtggtcgtcctcctcctcggtaCCAAGTACTACAGAAGGCCTGCCGCCCAAGGAAGCCCATTCACCGGCATGGCTCGAGTTATCGTTGCCGCCTTCAAGAAATGGAACGTGAAGGTGTCACAGCAGAACCCAAGTTATTACTACGGTTCAGGTGGGGATGACGATCCTAACAGTGATGTTCCGACTCAAAGCCTCAG GTTTCTGAACCGCGCTGCATGGATCTGCCATGGCAACACGCGGGCCGACGGCTCCATCGCCAGGCCATGGAGCCTCTGCACCGTCCGACAAGTGGAGGATCTCAAGGCCATCGTCCGCGTGCTCCCTCTCTGGAGCGCCTCCATCTTCCTCAGCATCTCCATCGGCATCCAACTCAGCCTCAGCGTGCTGCAAGCCCTCACCATGGACCGATCTCTGGGCCCCCACTTCTCCATCCCCGCCGGCTCCATGGTCGTCTCCTCCTTCGCCACCACCACGGTATCTCTCTTCCTCCTCGaccgcctcctcctccccctctggTGCCGGCTCGCCGGCCGCCCCTCGACCCCGCTCCAGCGCATCGGCCTCGGCCAAGTCATCAACGCGGCCGGCATGGCCACGTCGGCTCTGGTGGAGCGGCGGCGCGCGGCCGTCGTGCACGCGCACCACGCGGAGGGCCAGCCCGGGTGGGTCGTGCCGATGACAGCGCTCTGGCTGGTGCTGCCGCTGGCGGTGACCGGGGTGGGGGAGGCGCTGCACTTCCCGAGCCAGGTGGCGCTGTACTACCAGGAGTTCCCGCAGTCGCTGCGGAGCACGGCGACGGGGATGGTTGCCGTGCTCATCGCGCTCGGCTTCTACCTCAGCACCGCCGTCGTATCCTTGGTTCGACGGGCCACGGGGTGGCTGCCGGACAACATAAACGGCTCCAAGATGGAGAACGTGTATTGGCTGCTGACAGCGTTGACAATGGTCAACTTCGTATACTACTTAACGTGTGCAATGCTCTACAAGTATCGAAGTGCTCCCAAGGAGGCAGATGGTGTCGCTGCAAATGAAGGAGGTCACTGA
- the LOC135676363 gene encoding adenine/guanine permease AZG1-like — protein sequence MDSTAEIPPSASGVAATSITGRGSRLGRFNAEVGKSWVGRRFKLAERGTTFTTELRAGTATFLTMAYILAVNASILSDSGATCSVDDCLRPSPSCRFPPVDPGYAACVDRARRDLIVATAASSIVGSFIMGVFANLPLALAPGMGTNAYFAYTVVGFHGSGDLPYRTALAAVFLEGLLFLLISALGFRARLAKLVPRPVRISSSAGIGLFLAFIGLQNNEGVGLVGYSSSTLVTLAACPRKYRAYLAPVQTFDNGTVALIPGGAVSGDVFCLHGRMESPTFWLAVVGFLIIAFCLIKNIKGAMIYGIVFVTAVSWFRHTSVTAFPNTPAGSDAYRYFKKVVDVHRIESTAGALSFKGIGTGRFWEALVTFLYVDVLDTTGTLYSMARFAGYVDANGDFEGQYFAFMSDAVAIVVGSLLGTSPVTAFIESSTGIKEGGRTGMTALTVAVYFLLAFFFTPLLASIPAWAVGPPLVLVGVLMMKAVTEIEWEDMKEAIPAFMTILLMPLTYSIAYGLIGGIGTYIVLNAWDWAYASWTHYVLANKSLPLAAAANADSGDGNGKHNVNDNTV from the coding sequence ATGGATTCGACGGCGGAGATTCCGCCGTCGGCGTCCGGTGTGGCGGCGACGTCGATAACGGGAAGGGGATCACGACTCGGCCGGTTTAACGCAGAGGTGGGTAAGTCGTGGGTGGGCCGGCGGTTCAAGCTGGCGGAGCGCGGCACCACCTTCACAACCGAGCTGCGCGCCGGAACCGCTACCTTCCTGACCATGGCGTACATCCTCGCCGTGAACGCCTCGATCCTCTCCGACTCCGGCGCCACATGCTCCGTCGACGATTGCCTCCGCCCCTCCCCCTCCTGCCGCTTCCCGCCGGTGGACCCGGGCTACGCCGCCTGCGTTGACCGCGCCCGCCGCGACCTCATTGTGGCCACCGCCGCGTCGTCCATCGTCGGGTCATTTATCATGGGTGTCTTCGCCAACCTGCCGTTGGCTCTGGCTCCCGGCATGGGCACCAACGCGTACTTCGCCTACACCGTGGTCGGCTTCCACGGTTCCGGCGACCTCCCGTATCGCACCGCCCTCGCCGCCGTCTTCCTCGAGGGCCTCCTTTTTCTGCTCATCTCCGCCCTCGGCTTCCGCGCCCGCCTCGCCAAGCTCGTGCCCCGCCCAGTCCGTATCTCCTCCTCCGCTGGCATCGGGCTCTTCCTCGCCTTCATCGGCCTCCAGAACAACGAGGGCGTGGGCCTCGTCGGCTACAGTTCCTCCACGCTCGTCACCCTCGCCGCCTGCCCCCGCAAGTATCGCGCCTACCTCGCGCCTGTCCAAACCTTCGACAACGGCACCGTGGCCCTCATCCCAGGCGGCGCCGTCTCCGGCGACGTCTTCTGCCTGCACGGCCGCATGGAGTCCCCCACCTTCTGGCTCGCCGTCGTGGGGTTCCTCATCATCGCTTTCTGCCTCATCAAGAACATCAAGGGCGCCATGATCTACGGCATCGTCTTCGTCACCGCCGTCTCCTGGTTCCGCCACACCTCTGTCACCGCCTTCCCGAACACCCCCGCCGGGAGCGACGCCTACCGCTACTTCAAGAAAGTGGTGGACGTCCACCGCATCGAGTCCACAGCAGGCGCGCTCAGCTTCAAAGGCATCGGCACCGGCCGATTCTGGGAGGCGCTCGTCACCTTCCTCTACGTGGACGTGCTTGACACCACGGGCACGCTCTACTCCATGGCGCGCTTCGCGGGCTACGTGGACGCCAACGGGGACTTCGAGGGGCAGTACTTCGCGTTCATGTCGGACGCGGTCGCCATCGTGGTGGGCTCGCTGCTGGGCACGTCGCCCGTCACGGCGTTCATCGAGTCGTCGACGGGGATCAAGGAGGGGGGCAGGACCGGGATGACAGCGCTCACGGTGGCGGTCTACTTCCTGCTCGCCTTCTTCTTCACGCCGTTGCTGGCGTCGATTCCGGCGTGGGCGGTCGGCCCGCCGCTAGTGCTGGTGGGGGTGCTCATGATGAAGGCCGTGACGGAGATCGAGTGGGAGGACATGAAGGAGGCCATCCCGGCCTTCATGACCATCCTCCTCATGCCCCTCACCTACTCAATCGCCTACGGCCTCATCGGCGGCATCGGCACCTACATCGTCCTCAATGCCTGGGACTGGGCCTACGCCTCATGGACTCACTACGTCCTCGCCAACAAGAGCTTACCGTTGGCTGCGGCAGCCAATGCTGACAGTGGCGACGGCAATGGCAAGCATAACGTGAATGATAATACTGTATAG
- the LOC135676365 gene encoding uncharacterized protein LOC135676365, with amino-acid sequence MIDLVSCDSKLLRTWRKLSWLLRPPFKRSFSIRALRFRSLSRGGERRSCWSGRFRSFRLTLCTSRQPEELDRLGELRSMTERDRFRAPFPSPITPAYVKLASLQPREPEVEAACRSFRSCLAEMLAEEGRVEDLVNVEELLHHWSSLRSPAFVELVCSFYEQVCNELFIGSEEEELLHEDL; translated from the coding sequence ATGATAGACTTGGTTTCCTGCGACTCGAAGCTACTCCGGACATGGAGGAAGCTCTCATGGCTCCTCAGGCCGCCCTTCAAGCGGTCGTTCTCCATACGAGCCTTGAGGTTCCGAAGCCTCAGCCGCGGGGGGGAGAGGAGGAGCTGCTGGAGCGGCAGATTCCGATCCTTCCGGCTCACCCTCTGCACCTCGAGGCAGCCGGAGGAGCTGGACAGGCTCGGCGAGCTCCGGAGCATGACGGAACGAGATCGGTTCCGCGCGCCGTTCCCGTCACCCATCACTCCGGCCTACGTCAAGCTCGCGAGTCTCCAGCCGAGGGAGCCCGAGGTGGAGGCGGCGTGCCGGAGCTTCCGGAGCTGCCTGGCGGAGATGCTGGCGGAGGAGGGCAGGGTGGAGGATCTGGTCAACGTCGAGGAGCTGCTTCACCATTGGAGCAGCTTGAGGTCGCCTGCTTTTGTTGAACTGGTGTGCAGCTTCTACGAACAAGTATGCAATGAGTTGTTTATAGGCAGCGAGGAGGAGGAGCTGCTTCATGAAGACTTGTGA